The following are encoded in a window of Nostoc sp. UHCC 0302 genomic DNA:
- a CDS encoding MFS transporter, whose amino-acid sequence MFNLFQRGCLNNQAWIGIALSFYAFIAIGIAEGGLGVLIPSIQATFNLNNATITLLFLGQVSGYMFAALASGSLGNHIGLARMLLLASISLTCALVTYAVSPYWLLMIVAGTFLGLGIGLIDAGINSYIANHQGNADLIGLLHAFYGLGAFLGPTLATTLLAMNLNWRAVYLVFASIVALTVLGMLWAVLSNYRPLTKPTKSQNSNATSNLPVVLKTPAVLIAGLLLLVYVGTEASIGNWAYSVQTVSRGTPEVLAGYSISAYWLGLTLGRLVTGRVVKYLGATRTLDSALTLLAVSLIAWWLLPTQLLNLPIIGFALAPIFPLTIWLMPQRIPIALVPAGIGFITCVASLGAAFIPAVIGAVANHTGLEIIPVLMIPLVVVMVILHRWLVKVDCT is encoded by the coding sequence TTGTTCAATTTATTCCAGCGGGGATGCTTAAACAATCAAGCCTGGATTGGTATCGCTCTATCTTTTTATGCTTTTATTGCAATTGGCATTGCTGAGGGCGGCTTAGGTGTTTTAATCCCCTCGATTCAAGCAACATTTAACTTGAATAATGCAACTATTACTTTACTTTTCCTAGGACAGGTTTCTGGTTATATGTTCGCTGCATTGGCTAGTGGTTCTCTGGGCAACCATATTGGATTAGCACGGATGTTATTGCTAGCATCTATTAGCCTTACCTGCGCTCTTGTGACTTACGCTGTTTCTCCTTACTGGTTATTAATGATTGTTGCAGGTACATTCCTTGGTTTAGGAATTGGCTTAATTGATGCTGGCATCAACAGTTATATTGCTAACCACCAAGGTAATGCTGATTTAATCGGTTTACTCCACGCTTTTTACGGACTTGGTGCGTTTTTAGGCCCGACGCTTGCCACAACGCTATTAGCAATGAACCTCAATTGGCGAGCTGTTTACTTAGTGTTCGCTTCTATTGTTGCTTTAACAGTGCTAGGGATGCTTTGGGCAGTTCTATCTAACTACAGACCACTTACTAAGCCTACTAAGTCTCAAAATTCAAATGCAACCTCAAATCTACCTGTAGTTTTGAAAACACCTGCGGTATTAATAGCAGGCTTATTATTACTAGTTTACGTAGGTACGGAAGCTTCAATAGGTAATTGGGCTTATAGTGTCCAGACAGTCAGCCGAGGTACGCCAGAAGTTCTTGCAGGCTATAGTATCAGTGCTTATTGGTTGGGACTAACTTTAGGACGTTTAGTTACCGGACGTGTAGTTAAATATCTTGGTGCAACTCGTACATTAGATAGTGCTTTAACTTTGTTAGCAGTCAGTTTAATTGCTTGGTGGTTGCTACCAACACAATTACTCAATTTACCGATAATCGGCTTTGCTTTGGCTCCCATCTTCCCGCTAACAATCTGGTTAATGCCGCAGCGAATACCTATTGCACTCGTGCCAGCCGGAATTGGTTTTATTACTTGCGTTGCAAGTTTGGGGGCTGCCTTCATTCCAGCAGTCATTGGTGCTGTTGCAAATCATACGGGTTTGGAAATTATTCCAGTTTTGATGATTCCTTTAGTAGTTGTAATGGTGATTTTACATCGTTGGTTGGTCAAAGTTGATTGTACTTAA